A stretch of the Haloplanus aerogenes genome encodes the following:
- a CDS encoding mandelate racemase family protein, whose amino-acid sequence MALTITSIESREFEYPLEDVGTDEHGFNLVYEPGETTHRKLFGLRIHTDEGITGEYVGGNSPGAAQINIIAPYLVGKNPLEREKHWSEIKRSLRKYDRMGMGPIDIALWDLAGKHYGAPIHELLGTYRDRIPAYASTYHGDEAGGLDSPEAFADFAEECRDAGFGGFKIHGWGGGDDTRDLRREIEAVHAVGDRVGSEMDLMHDPACELETFADALKLGRALDEEGFFWYEDPFRDGGISQHAHRKLREKLDTPILQTEHVRGLEIKSDFAAGDATDFLRADPEYDAGITGAMKVARMAEAFGLDVEFHAPGPAQRHCIAATRNTNYYELALVHPVCQNTQPPIYEGSYSDMMDAVDADGTVSVPDGPGLGVEYDWDYIEANATGSRHVYD is encoded by the coding sequence ATGGCGTTGACTATCACGAGCATCGAAAGTCGCGAGTTCGAGTACCCTCTCGAGGACGTGGGTACTGACGAGCACGGATTCAATCTCGTCTACGAGCCGGGCGAGACGACCCACCGAAAGCTGTTCGGCCTGCGGATCCACACGGACGAGGGCATCACCGGCGAGTACGTCGGCGGGAACTCCCCGGGCGCCGCCCAGATCAACATCATCGCGCCGTATCTCGTCGGGAAGAATCCGCTCGAACGCGAGAAACACTGGTCGGAGATCAAACGCTCCCTCCGGAAATACGACCGGATGGGGATGGGCCCCATCGACATCGCGCTCTGGGATCTGGCTGGAAAACACTACGGCGCACCGATCCACGAACTGCTCGGCACCTACCGGGACCGCATTCCGGCCTACGCGTCGACGTACCACGGCGACGAGGCGGGCGGGCTGGACTCACCAGAGGCGTTCGCGGACTTCGCCGAGGAGTGTCGCGACGCCGGCTTCGGCGGCTTCAAGATCCACGGGTGGGGTGGCGGCGACGACACCCGTGACCTGCGCCGCGAAATCGAGGCCGTCCACGCCGTCGGTGACCGCGTCGGGTCGGAGATGGATCTCATGCACGATCCGGCGTGCGAACTGGAGACGTTCGCGGACGCGCTGAAACTCGGGCGCGCCCTCGACGAGGAGGGCTTTTTCTGGTACGAGGACCCCTTCCGTGACGGCGGCATCTCACAGCACGCCCACCGAAAACTCCGGGAGAAACTCGACACACCGATCCTCCAGACCGAACACGTCCGGGGATTGGAGATAAAGTCCGACTTCGCCGCCGGTGACGCGACCGATTTCCTGCGGGCGGACCCCGAGTACGACGCGGGCATCACGGGCGCGATGAAAGTGGCCCGGATGGCGGAGGCGTTCGGGCTCGACGTCGAGTTCCACGCCCCCGGGCCGGCACAGCGCCACTGCATCGCGGCCACCCGGAACACCAACTACTACGAACTCGCGCTGGTCCACCCCGTGTGTCAGAACACGCAACCCCCCATCTACGAGGGAAGCTACTCCGACATGATGGATGCCGTCGACGCGGACGGAACGGTCTCCGTCCCCGACGGGCCGGGGCTGGGCGTCGAGTACGACTGGGACTACATCGAGGCGAACGCGACGGGGTCGCGTCACGTCTACGACTAA
- the mtnA gene encoding S-methyl-5-thioribose-1-phosphate isomerase, protein MRTIEWDDDRDCIVMVDQTKLPAEYTTYHAETVADLIESIQLLRVRGAPALGAAGAYGVALAARRNDADAFDAFVEAVRADADAIATARPTAVNLSSEVETVLAELDACSSIPEARERTLARAEEIADADVARNKRLGEHGADLLADGDTVMTHCNAGALATVDWGTALGVIYSAQEAGKDVRVIANETRPLNQGARITTTELLEHGVETTLIPDSASGLCMQEGRVDAVVVGADRIVLDGGEAFGDQGVVFNKIGTYNHAVIADRHDVPFVVAAPHATIDTERSADEVEIEQRDPDELREIYGVQNAPEDTDVYNPAFDATPMELVDYLVTETGVYEPPLDRVAFEMADEPATV, encoded by the coding sequence ATGAGAACCATCGAGTGGGACGACGACCGCGACTGCATCGTAATGGTCGACCAGACCAAACTCCCCGCGGAGTATACGACCTACCACGCCGAGACGGTGGCCGACCTGATCGAGAGCATCCAGCTATTACGGGTTCGCGGCGCACCGGCCCTCGGCGCGGCCGGCGCCTACGGCGTGGCACTGGCAGCGCGGCGCAACGACGCGGACGCGTTCGACGCGTTCGTCGAGGCGGTCAGGGCCGACGCCGACGCCATCGCCACCGCTCGCCCGACGGCCGTGAACCTCTCCAGCGAGGTCGAGACGGTGCTGGCCGAACTCGACGCCTGTTCGTCGATCCCCGAGGCGCGGGAGCGAACGCTCGCTCGCGCCGAGGAGATCGCCGACGCGGACGTGGCACGAAACAAACGGCTCGGCGAACACGGCGCCGACCTCCTCGCGGACGGCGACACGGTGATGACCCACTGCAACGCGGGCGCTCTCGCGACCGTCGACTGGGGGACGGCACTCGGCGTGATCTACTCCGCACAGGAGGCGGGGAAGGACGTACGAGTCATCGCCAACGAGACACGGCCGCTGAATCAGGGGGCGCGCATCACGACCACCGAACTTCTGGAACACGGCGTCGAGACGACGCTCATCCCCGACAGCGCGAGCGGACTGTGTATGCAGGAAGGCCGCGTCGACGCCGTCGTCGTCGGCGCCGATCGGATCGTCCTCGACGGCGGCGAGGCGTTCGGCGATCAGGGCGTCGTCTTCAACAAGATCGGCACGTACAACCACGCGGTCATCGCCGACCGCCACGACGTGCCGTTCGTCGTCGCCGCGCCGCACGCGACGATCGATACCGAGCGAAGCGCCGACGAGGTGGAGATCGAGCAGCGCGATCCCGACGAACTCCGGGAGATCTACGGCGTCCAGAACGCGCCCGAGGACACCGACGTGTACAACCCCGCCTTCGACGCGACGCCGATGGAACTCGTCGACTACCTCGTCACCGAGACGGGCGTGTACGAACCGCCGCTGGATCGGGTGGCCTTCGAGATGGCAGACGAACCGGCGACGGTCTGA
- a CDS encoding class II aldolase/adducin family protein, whose protein sequence is MLDAERQTVATAVSTLARLTPGRTGNLSVRRGDHVAITPSGVPYDRIDAADVPVVGPDGEVHGDHAPSSELPLHRACYEAFDTGAVAHAHSPWATTLAVLQEPIPPVHYMLSLAGGEVPVAAYATYGTEQLGENVVAAMTDADATACLLANHGLVAIGDDLDGAMETAVAVESVAQVYCQALAIGTPEPLPEAELDRVGRKLADYGPDGE, encoded by the coding sequence ATGCTCGACGCCGAACGCCAGACGGTCGCCACGGCGGTTTCGACGCTCGCGAGGCTGACGCCCGGCCGCACCGGCAACCTCAGCGTTCGTCGCGGTGATCACGTCGCCATCACGCCCTCCGGGGTTCCGTACGACCGCATCGACGCCGCGGACGTGCCCGTCGTCGGCCCGGACGGGGAGGTCCACGGCGATCACGCGCCGTCCAGCGAACTCCCCCTCCACCGGGCGTGTTACGAGGCGTTCGACACCGGCGCCGTCGCTCACGCCCACTCGCCGTGGGCGACGACGCTCGCCGTCCTCCAAGAACCGATTCCCCCCGTTCACTACATGCTCTCGCTGGCTGGCGGAGAGGTACCCGTCGCGGCGTACGCGACGTACGGGACGGAACAGTTGGGTGAGAACGTCGTCGCCGCGATGACCGACGCCGACGCGACGGCGTGTCTGCTCGCCAATCACGGCCTCGTCGCCATCGGTGACGACCTCGACGGCGCGATGGAAACCGCCGTCGCCGTCGAATCGGTCGCGCAGGTCTACTGTCAGGCGCTGGCAATCGGCACGCCGGAACCGCTTCCCGAGGCCGAACTGGACCGCGTGGGGCGGAAACTGGCCGACTACGGACCGGACGGGGAGTGA
- a CDS encoding PAS domain S-box protein, whose product MGDSVRVLYVDDPGLVARAATGLGRADARLTVETATSVDEALGRVDDADCVVSAYDLSDGDGVDFLGAVRERDPDRPFILFTDAGSEAVASEAISAGVTDYVRKDAVSDPWRQLADRVVDAADRSRDSVDYRAIFEHSPDGIVVQNPDGSFVDMNDAYADLFGYDREAFLEADFEAVHPDEPPYTLDHAREQIRDALESGPRTFEWPGITSDGEQFWTEVHLTPIRLDGADRVLATVRDVTERKERERELQRAERRYRAILDDPNILAGLLDPDGTVLDVNETALAYVDAPREAVIGVPFWGTPWFAQADAARAGIKTRIDRAASGEYVEFEADLTGADGTVHAIEGVFRPVASEDEVVSIVVSAREVTERKERERELERIRDFFMEAERLGNLGAWEYDADDNVVWTEGTRRIHGVDDDFEPTVAAGLDFIHPDDRDRVASAVEAAMEMGEPYDIEARLITASGDTRWIRARGEPVDTDGTTVRGYIQDITDQKERERQLREAKSQLEAAIEAGALGTWGWSIPEDRVVVDRAFAETFGIDPDAAADGVPIDRFLSAIHEEDRDRVEDAIDAALDDCGEYAEEFRVRDAVGDFRWVVARGNVECDESGAPVTFPGTLTDITERKAYEQRLERQNERLETFASVVSHDLRNPLTVAQGRLQLARLACTCDCDEFDAIERAHERMRALIDDLLTLARQGEGVDDTEPVHLSSVVASCWRTVDTTNADLIVDTDLIVEADRSRLQQLLENLIRNAIEHGSAGSRLGADDAVEYRSTGNRTQSGDAVEHGPDDDTVTITIGDLDDGFYVADDGPGIPESERETVFEAGHTTREGGTGFGLSIVEQIADAHGWSVAVTASDTGGARFEITGVERVDPDAST is encoded by the coding sequence ATGGGCGATTCCGTGCGCGTCCTTTACGTCGACGATCCGGGGCTCGTTGCGCGAGCGGCGACAGGACTCGGACGTGCGGATGCGCGGCTCACGGTGGAGACGGCGACCAGCGTCGACGAGGCGCTGGGCCGGGTCGACGACGCCGACTGTGTCGTCAGTGCCTACGACTTGTCGGACGGGGACGGGGTGGACTTCCTCGGCGCCGTCCGCGAGCGCGACCCCGACCGGCCTTTTATCCTCTTTACCGACGCGGGGAGCGAAGCCGTGGCGAGCGAGGCCATCTCGGCGGGCGTCACCGACTACGTGCGGAAAGACGCTGTCTCCGACCCGTGGCGACAGTTGGCGGACCGCGTCGTCGACGCCGCCGACCGCTCCCGCGACAGCGTCGACTACCGCGCAATCTTCGAGCACAGTCCGGACGGCATCGTCGTCCAGAACCCCGACGGCTCCTTCGTCGACATGAACGACGCGTACGCGGACCTGTTCGGCTACGACCGCGAGGCGTTTCTCGAGGCCGACTTCGAGGCGGTTCATCCCGACGAACCGCCGTACACGCTGGACCACGCTCGGGAGCAGATTCGAGACGCGCTCGAATCCGGCCCGCGAACGTTCGAGTGGCCGGGCATCACGAGCGACGGTGAGCAGTTCTGGACCGAGGTCCACCTGACGCCGATCCGTCTCGACGGCGCCGACCGGGTGCTCGCGACCGTCCGTGACGTGACGGAGCGCAAGGAGCGAGAACGTGAGCTTCAGCGCGCTGAGCGCCGCTATCGGGCGATTCTCGACGATCCGAACATTCTCGCCGGCCTGCTCGACCCGGACGGGACGGTACTCGACGTCAACGAGACAGCGCTGGCGTACGTCGACGCGCCGCGGGAGGCGGTGATCGGGGTACCGTTCTGGGGGACGCCGTGGTTCGCGCAGGCGGACGCAGCGCGCGCAGGTATCAAAACGCGGATCGACCGGGCCGCCAGCGGCGAGTACGTCGAGTTCGAGGCCGACCTCACGGGCGCCGACGGGACCGTCCACGCCATCGAGGGCGTCTTCCGCCCCGTTGCGTCCGAGGACGAGGTGGTCTCCATCGTCGTCTCCGCGCGCGAGGTGACCGAGCGCAAGGAGCGTGAGCGCGAACTCGAACGGATTCGTGACTTCTTCATGGAGGCCGAACGCCTCGGCAACCTCGGCGCGTGGGAGTACGACGCCGACGACAACGTCGTCTGGACGGAGGGGACCCGGCGGATTCACGGGGTCGACGACGACTTCGAGCCGACGGTTGCGGCGGGCCTCGATTTCATCCATCCCGACGACCGCGACCGCGTGGCCAGCGCCGTCGAAGCGGCGATGGAGATGGGTGAGCCGTACGATATCGAGGCGCGGCTGATCACGGCGAGCGGCGACACGCGCTGGATTCGGGCCCGTGGAGAACCCGTCGATACCGACGGCACCACCGTTCGGGGCTACATTCAGGACATCACGGACCAGAAGGAGCGCGAGCGGCAACTCCGCGAGGCGAAATCGCAACTGGAGGCGGCCATCGAAGCCGGCGCGCTCGGCACATGGGGATGGTCCATCCCCGAAGACCGGGTCGTCGTCGACCGCGCGTTCGCCGAGACGTTCGGCATCGACCCGGACGCGGCGGCCGACGGCGTCCCCATCGATCGATTCCTCTCGGCGATTCACGAGGAGGACCGCGACCGGGTCGAGGACGCCATCGACGCGGCGCTCGACGACTGCGGCGAGTACGCCGAGGAGTTCCGCGTTCGCGACGCCGTCGGCGACTTCCGCTGGGTCGTCGCCCGTGGGAACGTCGAGTGCGACGAGTCCGGGGCGCCAGTGACGTTCCCCGGGACGCTGACCGACATCACCGAGCGCAAGGCGTACGAACAGCGGCTCGAACGCCAGAACGAACGGCTCGAAACGTTCGCCAGCGTCGTCAGCCACGACCTGCGAAATCCGTTGACCGTGGCGCAGGGCCGGCTTCAGCTTGCCCGCTTGGCCTGTACCTGCGACTGCGACGAGTTCGACGCCATCGAGCGGGCCCACGAGCGGATGCGCGCGCTGATCGACGACCTCCTGACGCTGGCCCGGCAGGGCGAGGGTGTCGACGACACCGAGCCGGTCCACCTGTCGTCGGTCGTGGCCTCGTGCTGGCGGACCGTCGACACCACGAACGCCGACCTGATCGTCGACACCGACCTGATCGTCGAGGCCGACCGGAGTCGGCTTCAGCAACTGCTGGAGAATCTGATTCGGAACGCCATCGAACATGGCTCGGCGGGCAGTCGGCTCGGCGCCGACGACGCCGTGGAATACCGCTCCACGGGCAACCGGACGCAGTCCGGTGACGCTGTCGAACACGGGCCGGACGACGACACCGTGACGATCACCATCGGTGACCTGGACGACGGGTTCTACGTCGCGGACGACGGCCCCGGAATCCCCGAGTCTGAGCGCGAGACGGTGTTCGAGGCGGGGCACACGACTCGCGAGGGCGGCACCGGCTTCGGCCTCTCCATCGTCGAACAAATCGCCGACGCCCACGGCTGGTCGGTCGCAGTGACCGCGAGCGACACCGGGGGTGCCCGCTTCGAGATCACCGGGGTCGAGCGCGTCGATCCGGACGCGTCGACCTGA
- a CDS encoding PAS domain S-box protein encodes MSTRPGTPLLVLLVDGNGVDERATALEREHPRFEVLTASGAAAGLAILDERSVDCVVSGVPLDDRRGGDLLAAVRNRDSDRPFLLLTDGEIDADDAFAAGITDYVPRAADPVVLATRITTAVGRCRTDRELAAARERYDLVARASADAFLEWDLDANAVRRCDGFVDTFGYAPAAVEPSFDWWVERVHPDDRDRVTTHLSMAADGDLDEYEDVYRFRDGDGTYAYVLARAYCTDDGDDGRRMIGILTDITKQIEYLARFRELIEHSLDTIAIVDDEGTITYISPSVEQVTGGDPAALVGTAALDRVHPADRERVAEAFEPLLNASARESGPIEYRIHHADGEWTWVESVARVPNDSTLVDGILVNTRNVTERKAREARLQRLEQAIDQTGAAVYMTDADGTIEYVNPSFEELTGYTSAEAVGETTRILNSGEQDAAYYQHLWETVESGEVWEETIVDQRRSGEKYTAVQTIGPIVDDGSITGYVAIQTDITDELLDEQRVGVLNRMLRHNLRNGLNVVQGHVDFVAERVDDDELRDALQTVTDRCNRLLAESEKARRFQTLLNAERYTPRPVWEVLANLRRETDRLDDASVTITVDPAVDGAVLNVIDHALVELVENAVEHTNGDTAVTVEVRLIDAAEFEFVVTDDGAGLPAMERRVLETGAETPLEHSQGLGLWLTHWLVQIAGGSVEFADNDPSGTVIRVRVPRL; translated from the coding sequence ATGTCGACACGGCCCGGAACGCCACTACTCGTCCTTCTCGTCGACGGGAACGGGGTGGACGAGCGGGCCACAGCGCTCGAACGCGAGCACCCGCGATTCGAGGTCCTCACCGCATCCGGCGCGGCCGCGGGGCTGGCCATCCTCGACGAACGATCCGTCGACTGCGTCGTCAGCGGCGTTCCCCTCGACGACCGACGAGGGGGTGATCTGCTCGCGGCCGTCCGGAACCGCGACTCCGACCGCCCGTTTCTCCTGCTCACGGACGGCGAAATCGACGCCGACGACGCCTTCGCCGCCGGGATCACGGACTACGTCCCACGAGCGGCCGATCCAGTCGTGCTGGCGACCCGGATCACCACCGCAGTCGGTCGATGTCGGACGGATCGGGAACTGGCCGCAGCGCGCGAACGATACGACCTCGTCGCCCGCGCGTCGGCCGACGCCTTCCTGGAGTGGGATCTCGACGCGAACGCAGTCCGCCGGTGCGACGGCTTCGTCGACACGTTCGGCTACGCGCCGGCCGCGGTGGAACCGTCGTTCGACTGGTGGGTCGAGCGCGTCCACCCCGACGACCGCGACCGCGTGACGACACACCTCTCGATGGCCGCCGACGGCGACCTCGACGAGTACGAGGACGTCTACCGGTTCCGGGACGGAGACGGCACGTACGCGTACGTGCTCGCACGGGCCTACTGTACCGACGACGGGGACGATGGACGGCGGATGATCGGCATCCTGACCGACATCACGAAACAGATCGAGTATCTGGCGCGGTTTCGCGAACTCATCGAGCACTCCCTCGACACCATCGCCATCGTCGACGACGAGGGGACGATCACGTACATCAGCCCCTCGGTCGAGCAGGTCACGGGCGGCGATCCGGCTGCGCTGGTGGGGACGGCGGCGCTCGACCGAGTGCACCCGGCGGACCGGGAACGCGTCGCCGAAGCGTTCGAGCCACTGCTGAACGCGTCGGCCCGGGAGTCTGGTCCGATCGAGTACCGCATTCACCACGCGGACGGGGAGTGGACGTGGGTCGAGTCCGTCGCTCGCGTCCCGAACGACTCGACGCTGGTCGACGGCATCCTCGTCAACACGCGGAACGTGACCGAGCGCAAAGCACGCGAGGCGCGACTGCAGAGGCTCGAACAGGCCATCGACCAGACCGGGGCCGCAGTGTACATGACCGATGCCGACGGCACGATCGAGTACGTCAACCCGTCGTTCGAGGAACTGACGGGCTACACGAGCGCGGAAGCGGTCGGGGAGACGACCCGCATCCTCAACTCCGGCGAACAGGACGCGGCGTACTACCAGCACCTCTGGGAGACCGTCGAGAGCGGCGAGGTCTGGGAGGAAACCATCGTCGACCAGCGCCGGTCGGGAGAGAAGTACACCGCCGTCCAGACCATCGGTCCGATCGTCGACGACGGCTCGATCACGGGCTACGTGGCAATCCAGACCGACATCACCGATGAACTGCTCGACGAACAGCGGGTCGGCGTCCTCAACCGGATGCTCCGTCACAACCTCCGCAACGGCCTCAACGTCGTGCAGGGCCACGTCGACTTCGTCGCCGAGCGCGTCGACGACGACGAACTCCGGGACGCCCTCCAGACGGTGACTGATCGGTGCAACCGGTTGCTGGCGGAAAGCGAGAAAGCGCGACGGTTCCAGACGCTGTTGAACGCGGAGCGGTACACTCCCCGCCCGGTGTGGGAAGTGCTCGCGAACCTCCGGCGCGAGACTGATCGACTCGACGACGCGAGCGTGACGATCACCGTCGATCCGGCCGTCGACGGCGCGGTGTTGAACGTGATCGACCACGCACTCGTCGAACTCGTCGAGAACGCGGTCGAACACACGAACGGCGATACGGCGGTGACGGTCGAGGTGCGCCTGATCGACGCGGCCGAGTTCGAGTTCGTCGTCACGGACGACGGGGCCGGACTCCCCGCGATGGAGCGGCGCGTGCTCGAAACTGGCGCGGAGACGCCGCTCGAACACAGTCAGGGGCTCGGGCTGTGGCTGACACACTGGCTCGTTCAGATCGCCGGCGGCTCGGTCGAATTCGCCGACAACGACCCCAGCGGGACGGTCATCCGTGTGCGGGTGCCGCGGCTGTGA
- a CDS encoding TrkH family potassium uptake protein, which yields MIRVDWRVSGRLIGTILKWLWVPFVLPLGVAVLDGSALRPFLLPMAGTVVVGAGLERLTERSDLRAREAFLMVSFTWLGVAVVGATPFVLAGQGALAVPVNALFESMSGITTTGATVVGDFGRHSRAILLWRAILQWIGGLGILVLATAILSQLSVGGAQLMETESQTADSGRLTPRISETASLLGKLYLGLTGLQVAVLYGLHLLGVAPEMTLYDAVAHAFTTISTSGFSPRAESIAAFSPAVQWAIIPFMILGATSFVLIYFVLRGDFDRLRQSDEFRFYIGILGFFAVVVAAVETADATYGSVEAVARHSLFQVVSIVTTTGYASTDFNLWSSGAKHVLFVCMFIGGMAGSTTCSIKTLRWLVVLKAFRRDLFVAASPSAVRPVRLSGDVIEEETIRDIYAYTLVSLVIFILATVFVVVDASRVGLTVTEFEAMGAAASTFFNVGPAFGIAGPLESYAPFPPSTKLAMTFLMWIGRIEIIPVLVLLTPSYWRS from the coding sequence ATGATCCGCGTCGACTGGCGAGTGAGCGGTCGACTGATCGGGACGATCCTCAAGTGGCTCTGGGTGCCGTTCGTGCTCCCGCTCGGGGTCGCCGTCCTCGATGGGAGTGCACTCCGCCCGTTCCTCTTGCCGATGGCCGGGACCGTCGTCGTCGGCGCCGGACTCGAACGACTGACCGAGCGGAGCGACCTCCGGGCGCGCGAGGCGTTCCTGATGGTGTCGTTCACGTGGCTCGGCGTCGCCGTCGTCGGCGCGACGCCGTTCGTCCTCGCCGGACAGGGGGCACTCGCCGTCCCCGTGAACGCGCTGTTCGAGAGCATGAGTGGCATCACGACGACCGGGGCGACGGTCGTCGGCGACTTCGGCCGTCACTCGCGGGCGATCCTGTTGTGGCGGGCGATCCTGCAGTGGATCGGCGGCCTCGGCATCCTCGTCCTCGCGACGGCCATCCTCTCGCAACTCTCCGTCGGCGGGGCGCAGTTGATGGAGACCGAGAGTCAAACAGCCGATAGCGGCCGCCTCACACCACGTATCTCGGAGACGGCCAGTCTGCTCGGGAAACTCTATCTCGGGCTGACCGGGCTGCAGGTGGCCGTCCTCTACGGACTCCACCTGCTCGGGGTCGCCCCCGAAATGACGCTCTACGACGCCGTCGCGCACGCGTTCACTACCATCTCGACCAGCGGATTCTCACCGCGTGCCGAGAGTATCGCCGCCTTCTCGCCCGCCGTCCAGTGGGCGATAATCCCGTTCATGATCCTCGGCGCCACGAGCTTCGTCCTCATCTACTTCGTTCTACGTGGTGATTTCGACCGCCTCCGCCAGAGCGACGAGTTCCGGTTCTACATCGGAATCCTCGGGTTCTTCGCCGTCGTCGTCGCGGCCGTCGAAACGGCCGACGCGACGTACGGGAGCGTCGAGGCCGTCGCCCGCCACTCGCTGTTTCAGGTCGTCTCCATCGTCACGACCACCGGCTACGCGAGCACCGATTTCAACCTCTGGTCGTCGGGGGCCAAACACGTCCTCTTCGTCTGTATGTTCATCGGCGGCATGGCCGGGAGTACGACGTGTTCGATCAAGACGCTCCGCTGGCTGGTCGTGCTCAAGGCGTTCCGCCGTGACCTGTTCGTCGCCGCAAGCCCAAGCGCCGTTCGGCCGGTGCGCTTGAGCGGCGACGTCATCGAAGAGGAGACGATCCGCGATATCTACGCGTACACCCTCGTGAGCCTCGTCATCTTCATCCTCGCGACGGTGTTCGTCGTCGTCGACGCCTCGCGGGTCGGCCTCACCGTCACGGAATTCGAGGCGATGGGCGCCGCAGCCTCGACGTTTTTCAACGTCGGTCCGGCGTTCGGCATCGCGGGGCCACTGGAGAGTTACGCCCCTTTCCCGCCGTCGACGAAACTCGCCATGACGTTTCTCATGTGGATCGGCCGCATCGAAATCATCCCCGTTCTCGTGCTGTTGACGCCGTCGTACTGGCGGTCGTGA
- a CDS encoding VanZ family protein — protein sequence MAGRRVHLPLVPRSIRWLLVIAVLAAILVFSIVRPPGTGRLVTGPFGVLPLSTWLHAIGYAGLALVLAYALQSSPRPNWQLLCLVFGFATAYGVGMELIQSTLAYRTFDPADILVNAVAAALTVVGWTLLVRRVRFYRCRRLDALQPPLG from the coding sequence ATGGCCGGCCGCCGTGTCCACCTGCCGCTCGTTCCCCGGTCGATCCGCTGGCTGCTCGTGATCGCGGTGCTGGCGGCCATTCTCGTCTTCTCTATCGTGCGCCCGCCCGGAACGGGTCGGCTGGTTACCGGTCCCTTCGGCGTCCTCCCGCTCTCGACGTGGCTCCACGCCATCGGCTACGCGGGGTTGGCGCTCGTACTCGCGTACGCCCTCCAGAGCAGTCCCCGACCGAACTGGCAACTCCTCTGTCTCGTGTTCGGGTTCGCGACGGCGTACGGCGTCGGGATGGAGTTGATCCAGTCGACGCTCGCGTACCGGACGTTCGATCCGGCGGACATCCTCGTCAACGCCGTCGCCGCGGCGCTGACGGTGGTCGGCTGGACCCTGCTCGTGCGACGCGTCCGGTTCTATCGGTGCCGGCGGCTCGACGCGCTCCAGCCACCGCTCGGATGA